The region AACTATTGTAAAAGGTTCCATAATTTCTAATGGTTCTGTTGCAATTAATGCTAAAGTTTTTTCTGAAATAATAAGAAAACTACCGGATAATGAAGTAAATGTTGAAACAGATGAAAAGTTTATGACAACCATTACCTGTGAAAAAGCTAAATTTACAATAGCGGGAAAATCTGCAGAAGAATTTCCTATGTTGCCAACCATCGAAAAGAAGGAAGCAATTGAATTATCACAGTTTACACTAAAAGAAGTTATACGCCAGACTGTTTTTTCTATTTCGGATAACGAAAGTAATAAAATTATGACAGGTGAACTTTTTGAGATAAATGGCAATGAACTTAGAGTTGTTTCACTGGATGGTCATCGTATTTCGATACGTAAAGTCGAACTTAAAAACTCCTATGCTCCGAAGAAAATTCTTGTTCCAGGAAAAACACTACAAGAAGTAAGTAAAATTTTATCCGGAGAAATCTCAGATGAAGTATTCATTTACTATACAGATCGCCATGTTTTATTTGTATTTGATGATACTTTAGTACTTTCAAGATTAATTGAAGGTGAGTATTACAAAATTGATCAAATGCTTTCCGGAGACTATGAAACAAAAGTTAAAATTAATAAAAAAGAATTCTTAAGTTGTATAGATAGAGCGACTTTGTTAATTAAAGAAACCGAGAAAAAGCCAATTATTGTTGGCATTGAAGATAAAAAATTAGAATTAAAAATCAATACCTCCATTGGAACAATGGATGAAGATATTGATATTGAAAAAGAGGGAAAAGATATACTAATTGGGTTTAATCCTAAGTTTTTAATTGATGCACTCCGTGTAATTGATGATGAAGAGGTAGAGATTTACCTCATTAATCCAAAGGCACCATGTTTCATAAAAGATAAAGAGGAATCTTATATTTACTTGATTCTTCCGGTAAGTTTTAATGCAGCACAATACTAGATAAGTTAAAAAATTAATGTTAATAAAATCTTAGATGACTATGTTTTTGTTAACGAAAAATCATGAAAAATCTAGAACTTTTATCTGTATTTCATGATGATATTTTAGCGCGATACAGCACGCAGATTGGTTGATATATGGAAAAAATTATATTAAGAGAAGAATTTATAAAATTAGGACAAGCTTTAAAAGCTGCCGGACTTGTTGATTCTGGAGTCGAAGCGAAAGATGTTATTACCGAAGGACTTGTTAAAGTGAATGGAGTTGTAGAATATCAAAGAGGAAAAAAAATTCATGGTGGTGACTCTATTGAGTTTAACAATGAAATCGTTCAAATCGTCGATCATGAATAAATCATCTAACTAAATTCATCTTCACGTTTTGTGAAGTCTCTAATATCACCTCTATGTATGAATATGTATTTTTATGCATAGAGGTGAATATTGAATTTCCAATTATAATTTATAAAAAGTTTAGAATTTAATAAAATTGTCGATGCTTTAAAAAAATTATGCTTTTTGCTGGCATTCTACTTGCATTATAGTGTATAATGAGAGATAGGGATTTTTGCCTGATAGAATTTTTTAAATAAATAGGGCAAAATGATAGTGCTGGACTTATCCAGATAAAGCATCGTGAGCAATGTGAAATCAAATAATTTACACATCAAATTTATTTTTGGCAGTATCAAAACTGTTTGTTGATTTTTTATCACAAGGAATTGATAGTGTGCTTTTTCTTGTATACATGTAAAATCCTAATCTCTAATTAAAACATTTCTAAAAAAAATCTTATCAAAAAAAACCATGTACAAAAAGCGTGTAAACACGCTTGGGTTTTCTTGCTCGATTTTTTAGAGGTTTTATAATTGAGATAGTATTTAAAATGATTAGATAGTTGGTGCAGGGATGATTGTAAAGTCTCTTGAATTGAGTAATTTTAGAAATTATGAGAACTTATCTTTGGAGTTTTCTCCATCGACTAATATTTTGTATGGAGACAATGCTCAGGGAAAGACAAACATACTTGAAGCAGTGTTTCTTTGTGCTACCACAAAGTCACATAAAGGAAGTAAGGACAGAGAAATTATTAAACTACAGTCAGAAGAAGCACATATTCGCATGAGGATAAATCGGGATGATGTGGATCATCGGCTTGATATGCACTTAAAAAAAAATAAACCCAAAGGTGTTGCTATTGATGGAATTCCGATTAAACGATCTTCTGAATTATTCGGTATCATTAATGTTGTATTTTTTTCTCCGGAGGATTTATCCATAATTAAAAATGGACCTAGCGAACGTAGACGGTTTATTGACATGGAACTTTGTCAATTAAGTAAGTTATATCTACACAATCTGATAAATTACAACAAAGTTTTAAATCAAAGAAACAATTTATTAAAGCAAATAGGTTTTAACAAAAGTTTATTGGATACGCTTTATGTGTGGGATCAGCAATTAATTCATTTTGGGTCTGCATTGATTAAAGAGAGAGATGCCTTTATGAAAAGCATGAATGAACTTATTATTGCACTACATAAAAAACTTAGCGATGGAAAAGAAGAATTAGAGATCGTTTATGAAGCAAGTGTAGCAGAAAGTGAGTTTGAAAATAAACTTAAAAAGAGTATGGAACGTGATATAGCCTTAAAGGTAACAAACGTAGGACCTCATCGGGATGACCTTAGTTTTCTAATCAATGGTCAGGATGTCAGAAAGTATGGATCACAAGGGCAGCAAAGAACTGCTGCATTATCTTTAAAGCTTGCGGAAATAGAATTAGTAAAACAGGTAACGAAAGATAAACCAATTCTACTGTTAGATGATGTATTGTCCGAACTAGATAGAAAAAGGCAAAATCAGTTATTAGATAGCATTGTTGGAATTCAAACTATAGTAACCTGTACCGGTCTTGAAGAATTTGTGAATAACAGAATAGAGACGGATCGAATTTATAAGGTTATTCAAGGAACTGTTGAAAAGGGATAAAACATTTAATGCATAAATTGCAGGAGGCTAGATATGAGTAAGGATTACGGAGCTGACCAAATACAAATTTTAGAGGGATTAGAAGCGGTAAGAAAGCGACCAGGTATGTACATTGGAAGTACTTCTAGTAGGGGTCTCCATCACCTAGTTTATGAAATCGTGGATAATGCTGTCGATGAGGCTTTGGCTGGATATTGTAATACCATCGACGTATCTATTAATCCAGACAATTCTATTACTGTTATTGACAATGGTAGAGGTATACCTGTTGAAACAAACAAGAAAAAAGGAATTTCCACAGTAGAGGTTGTATTTACCATACTTCATGCCGGCGGAAAGTTTGGCGGTGGAGGATACAAGGTATCCGGAGGATTACATGGCGTAGGAGCATCTGTAGTTAATGCACTTTCCGAGTGGTTAGAGGTAACAGTAGAACTTGAAGGAAAGATGTATAAACAAAGATATGAATGCGGTAAGGTGATAGAGCCATTACGTGTTGTTGGAGAATCTGACCGTACAGGAACAACGGTATCATTTTTACCAGATCGAAGTATTTTTGAAGAAACCGTTTATGATTATGATATTTTAAAACAACGTCTACGTGAGATGGCATTTTT is a window of Lachnoclostridium phytofermentans ISDg DNA encoding:
- the dnaN gene encoding DNA polymerase III subunit beta; amino-acid sequence: MKIACQKNELLNSVNIALKAVSSKSTMPILECIVIEVQNDTIKLISNDMEIGIETIVKGSIISNGSVAINAKVFSEIIRKLPDNEVNVETDEKFMTTITCEKAKFTIAGKSAEEFPMLPTIEKKEAIELSQFTLKEVIRQTVFSISDNESNKIMTGELFEINGNELRVVSLDGHRISIRKVELKNSYAPKKILVPGKTLQEVSKILSGEISDEVFIYYTDRHVLFVFDDTLVLSRLIEGEYYKIDQMLSGDYETKVKINKKEFLSCIDRATLLIKETEKKPIIVGIEDKKLELKINTSIGTMDEDIDIEKEGKDILIGFNPKFLIDALRVIDDEEVEIYLINPKAPCFIKDKEESYIYLILPVSFNAAQY
- a CDS encoding RNA-binding S4 domain-containing protein: MEKIILREEFIKLGQALKAAGLVDSGVEAKDVITEGLVKVNGVVEYQRGKKIHGGDSIEFNNEIVQIVDHE
- the recF gene encoding DNA replication/repair protein RecF (All proteins in this family for which functions are known are DNA-binding proteins that assist the filamentation of RecA onto DNA for the initiation of recombination or recombinational repair.); this encodes MIVKSLELSNFRNYENLSLEFSPSTNILYGDNAQGKTNILEAVFLCATTKSHKGSKDREIIKLQSEEAHIRMRINRDDVDHRLDMHLKKNKPKGVAIDGIPIKRSSELFGIINVVFFSPEDLSIIKNGPSERRRFIDMELCQLSKLYLHNLINYNKVLNQRNNLLKQIGFNKSLLDTLYVWDQQLIHFGSALIKERDAFMKSMNELIIALHKKLSDGKEELEIVYEASVAESEFENKLKKSMERDIALKVTNVGPHRDDLSFLINGQDVRKYGSQGQQRTAALSLKLAEIELVKQVTKDKPILLLDDVLSELDRKRQNQLLDSIVGIQTIVTCTGLEEFVNNRIETDRIYKVIQGTVEKG